The following coding sequences lie in one Acidobacteriota bacterium genomic window:
- a CDS encoding ATP-binding cassette domain-containing protein, which yields MIEIDRLRKFYGEFEAVKGISFRVHRGEILGFLGPNGAGKSTTMKIMTGLLPPTSGSVRIAGHDVLDEPLEVKRAIGYLPEVPPLYPEMVVRDYLAFAARLRAVPRARCRAAVDLALERCGLTHMARRLVGNLSKGYRQRVGLAQAVIHEPPVLILDEPTVGLDPTQVIEIRGIIRALGRERTVILSSHVLPEVQATCQRVVIINEGRVVAEGPMDELLEGGAGRVVVRLARPPADGAQLGSLPEVRRVEPLGEGRFRFALEPGDDRRERFVRALAATGFGLLEVQSERTTLEEVFRRVVLEEEAAA from the coding sequence ATGATCGAGATCGACCGCCTCCGCAAGTTCTACGGGGAGTTCGAGGCGGTCAAAGGGATCTCGTTCCGCGTCCACCGGGGGGAAATCCTCGGCTTTCTCGGACCGAACGGCGCGGGAAAGTCGACGACGATGAAGATCATGACCGGCCTTTTGCCCCCGACCTCCGGGTCGGTGCGGATCGCCGGCCACGACGTGCTCGACGAACCGCTCGAGGTCAAACGGGCGATCGGCTACCTGCCGGAGGTGCCGCCGCTCTACCCCGAGATGGTGGTGCGCGACTACCTCGCCTTCGCCGCGCGGCTGCGCGCCGTGCCGCGCGCCCGCTGCCGGGCCGCCGTCGACCTGGCGCTGGAGCGCTGCGGCCTGACCCACATGGCCCGCCGACTGGTCGGGAACCTCTCCAAGGGATACCGCCAGCGGGTCGGACTGGCCCAGGCGGTCATCCACGAGCCGCCGGTCCTGATCCTCGACGAACCGACCGTCGGTCTCGATCCGACCCAGGTGATCGAGATCCGGGGAATCATCAGGGCGCTCGGGCGGGAGCGGACGGTCATTCTGTCGAGCCACGTCCTCCCCGAGGTCCAGGCGACCTGCCAGCGGGTGGTGATCATCAACGAGGGGAGGGTCGTGGCGGAAGGACCGATGGACGAGCTGCTCGAGGGCGGCGCCGGGCGCGTCGTCGTCCGACTGGCGAGACCCCCGGCCGACGGGGCCCAGCTCGGCTCCCTGCCGGAGGTCCGGCGAGTCGAGCCGCTCGGCGAGGGGCGTTTCCGGTTCGCGCTGGAGCCGGGGGACGATCGCCGCGAGCGCTTCGTCCGGGCGCTGGCCGCCACGGGGTTCGGCCTGCTGGAGGTGCAGTCGGAGCGGACGACGCTCGAAGAGGTCTTCCGGCGGGTCGTCCTCGAGGAGGAGGCCGCCGCGTGA
- a CDS encoding PDZ domain-containing protein — protein MKRVAVPLLAAALLALALVAGPTAARGWLGLESRPAARPRPVTPRGELSPDEMATIELFRRASPSVVYITSLALRRDIFTLNVQEIPRGTGSGFVWDEDGHIVTNFHVVQGSSGARVTLADQSTWDAELVGAAPEKDLAVLKIDAPPDRLQPIAIGSSHDLLVGQKVFAIGNPFGLDQSLTTGVISALGREIESAARIPIRGVIQTDAAINPGNSGGPLLDSAGRLIGINTAIYSPSGAYAGVGFAIPVDTVNWVVPELIAKGRIERPTLGVEVIGTREVGLGEPEGALIVRVVPRSGADRAGLRGTARDRLGRLRLGDIIVEVGGQPVRSADDLLLALDRRRPGESVPVTVVREGRRLTVPVELGPPARRGFRE, from the coding sequence ATGAAACGCGTCGCCGTTCCACTTCTCGCCGCCGCTCTGCTCGCGCTCGCCCTCGTCGCTGGTCCGACCGCGGCTCGAGGGTGGCTGGGACTCGAGTCGCGCCCGGCCGCCCGACCGCGGCCGGTGACGCCGCGCGGCGAGTTGTCCCCGGACGAGATGGCCACCATCGAGCTGTTCCGGCGCGCCTCGCCGTCGGTCGTCTACATCACCTCGCTGGCGCTGCGGCGCGACATCTTCACCCTCAACGTCCAGGAGATACCGCGCGGCACCGGTTCCGGCTTCGTGTGGGACGAAGACGGGCACATCGTGACCAACTTCCACGTGGTGCAGGGATCGAGCGGTGCCCGCGTGACCCTCGCCGACCAGTCGACGTGGGACGCCGAGCTGGTCGGAGCGGCGCCGGAGAAGGACCTCGCGGTCCTGAAGATCGACGCGCCGCCCGACCGGCTGCAACCGATCGCGATCGGCAGCTCGCACGACCTCCTCGTGGGGCAGAAGGTGTTCGCGATCGGCAACCCCTTCGGACTCGATCAGAGCCTGACGACCGGTGTGATCAGCGCGCTCGGACGCGAGATCGAATCGGCCGCGCGCATTCCGATCAGGGGCGTGATCCAGACCGACGCGGCGATCAACCCCGGCAACTCCGGCGGGCCGCTCCTCGACAGCGCCGGCCGGCTGATCGGCATCAACACGGCCATCTACAGCCCCTCGGGGGCGTACGCGGGGGTCGGGTTCGCGATCCCTGTCGACACGGTCAATTGGGTGGTGCCGGAACTGATCGCGAAGGGGCGAATCGAACGGCCGACGCTCGGAGTCGAGGTGATCGGCACCCGCGAGGTGGGACTCGGCGAGCCCGAGGGGGCCCTGATCGTGCGGGTGGTGCCGAGGAGCGGCGCCGATAGGGCCGGTCTTCGCGGCACCGCACGCGACCGGCTCGGAAGGCTCCGGCTCGGGGACATCATCGTGGAGGTCGGGGGCCAGCCGGTGCGCAGCGCGGACGACCTTCTCCTCGCCCTGGACCGGCGACGGCCGGGAGAGTCGGTGCCCGTGACGGTCGTCCGGGAGGGGCGGCGGCTCACCGTACCGGTCGAACTGGGTCCCCCGGCGCGGCGGGGCTTCCGCGAGTGA
- a CDS encoding DUF4340 domain-containing protein, whose product MARHASDPRPRRLPPVRAEARPGRSRVGGQVRGGGGRGLPRQRRLPRPCQHRFRREPRPVAHRRGAPHPEGGGAPAGQAGARHRPAATAGGLAGGGPPVPRRLPCRVGHLVRTEIEMTRRGLAAAAIAVAAMAALAYYLERRDVLEGKHVAAELVFPYNTTRVAEVTVQIGDRRATLVRGPGGAWQPAPGSPEGTREDLAADLIGAWGRVRFLEVIDENPDDPGRYGLDEPRVRLAARLKEGEQPAPPRPPSFELGGPNPLQPSYYARLDGFPRVVLVTVQAAEVETLARRVLGLPDESSGNEDAGNGSPPVTSGR is encoded by the coding sequence ATGGCGCGACACGCCTCCGATCCTCGCCCTCGCCGCCTACCGCCGGTTCGAGCCGAGGCCCGGCCAGGCCGGAGCCGGGTGGGAGGCCAGGTTCGCGGTGGTGGGGGACGCGGACTTCCTCGACAACGCCGACTACCCCGCCCGTGCCAACACCGATTTCGCCGAGAACCTCGTCCGGTGGCTCACCGGCGAGGAGCTCCTCATCCGGAAGGAGGGGGAGCGCCGGCTGGCCAAGCAGGCGCTCGCCATCGGCCCGCCGCGACAGCAGGCGGTTTGGCTGGGGGTGGTCCTCCAGTTCCTCGTCGTCTTCCTTGCCGGGTGGGCCATCTGGTTCGTACGGAGATCGAAATGACACGGCGGGGACTGGCGGCGGCCGCGATCGCGGTGGCGGCGATGGCGGCGCTGGCCTACTACCTCGAGCGGCGCGACGTGCTCGAGGGAAAACACGTCGCGGCCGAACTCGTCTTTCCCTACAACACGACCCGCGTGGCCGAGGTGACCGTTCAGATCGGCGACCGCCGGGCGACCCTGGTCCGCGGCCCGGGCGGCGCCTGGCAGCCGGCTCCCGGGAGTCCCGAGGGGACCCGGGAGGATCTCGCCGCGGATCTGATCGGAGCGTGGGGCCGGGTGCGGTTTCTCGAGGTCATCGACGAGAACCCGGACGATCCGGGCCGCTACGGTCTCGACGAGCCGCGGGTGCGCCTCGCCGCCCGCCTGAAGGAAGGCGAGCAGCCCGCGCCACCGAGGCCGCCCTCGTTCGAGCTCGGCGGGCCGAACCCGCTGCAGCCGTCGTACTACGCGCGCCTCGACGGGTTTCCGCGGGTCGTTCTCGTGACCGTGCAGGCCGCGGAGGTGGAGACGCTCGCCCGGCGCGTTCTCGGGCTTCCCGACGAGTCCTCCGGGAACGAGGACGCCGGGAACGGGTCCCCGCCCGTCACCTCCGGGCGGTGA